A single Crateriforma conspicua DNA region contains:
- a CDS encoding translation initiation factor, giving the protein MTRLFAGTQFDIPPTCDLCGKVEAHCQCSAAQKAEHERKLAVERQRLPPEQQTAKIQRQKRKGGRVATVIEGLTAAANDLPQLLKQLQAVCGSGGTVKAKQDLIELQGDHLDTVRRQLKQIGYRVKG; this is encoded by the coding sequence ATGACACGATTGTTTGCCGGAACCCAGTTCGACATTCCGCCCACCTGTGATCTGTGTGGCAAGGTGGAAGCCCATTGTCAGTGCAGTGCTGCGCAGAAAGCTGAACACGAGCGGAAACTGGCAGTCGAACGTCAACGTTTGCCGCCCGAACAACAGACGGCAAAGATCCAGCGTCAAAAGCGTAAAGGCGGGCGTGTCGCGACGGTCATCGAAGGCTTGACCGCCGCCGCGAACGATCTGCCGCAGTTGTTGAAGCAGTTACAGGCGGTCTGTGGATCCGGCGGAACGGTCAAAGCGAAACAGGATTTGATCGAATTACAGGGTGACCATCTGGACACGGTTCGGCGTCAGCTGAAACAGATCGGTTATCGCGTCAAAGGTTGA